A genomic region of Bombus fervidus isolate BK054 chromosome 17, iyBomFerv1, whole genome shotgun sequence contains the following coding sequences:
- the Bi-1 gene encoding bax Inhibitor-1, producing MAAVLNTFVNSFTKKLEPPVRQHLKNVYGCLSMSMLSAAAGVYIHMFSELLRANLLTTLGTLGLLFTLINTPDNGKNQKLRLSYLLGFAFFSGLGLGPLLQLVMSVNPTVIVTALIGTIVIFVSFSISSLLAERGRWLYLGGTLISLLNIMVLFSFVNLFLRWTIFYQAYLYIGLFLMCGFVIYDTQLIIEKYHMGSKDFILHSLDLFVDFVNIFRHLLIILTQKEILKDQRKRRD from the exons ATGGCTGCAGTATTGAACACATTTGTGAACTCTTTCACTAAGAAATT GGAACCCCCAGTTAGGCAACACTTGAAAAATGTCTACGGATGTCTGTCCATGTCTATGCTATCAGCTGCTGCAGGAGTTTACATTCACATGTTCTCAGAGCTCTTGCGAGCCAATTTGTTAACGACCCTTGGTACATTGGGTCTGctttttactttaattaataCACCAGACAATGGAAAAAATCAAAAGTTACGACTTAGCTATCTCCTGGGATTTGCATTCTTTTCTGGGCTTGGTCTGGGTCCTTTACTTCAATTGGTCATGAGCGTCAATCCAACTGTTATAGTAACTGCACTGATTG GAACAATTGTTATATTTGTATCATTCAGTATTTCCTCCCTTTTGGCTGAAAGGGGACGCTGGCTGTATCTTGGTGGTACCTTAATTAGCTTGCTGAATATTATGGTTTTGTTTTCATTTGTCAATCTATTTTTACGTTGGACCATTTTCTACCAAGCCTATTTATATATTGGACTATTTTTAATGTGTGGTTTTGTTATTTATGATACACAATTGATCATTGAAAAATACCACATGGGTAGCAAAGATTTCATTCTACATTCTCTAGATCTATTTGTAGATTTCGTCAACATTTTCCGCCACCTCCTCATAATCCTTACACAGAAG gaaatattaaaagatcaaCGTAAACGCAGAGATTAA
- the LOC139996047 gene encoding uncharacterized protein isoform X1 — protein MTDTQYSNYQQQGYNQYSQPPPSGGQDTSYPPPSSSGGGGGYNQYSQPPPSSGSNYGSGYNSYNSSGGQDYNQSQNQNSYPNSYGSGSGSGNGSSSNYSGSYGHGGGGSGGYNRNSSGGGYGGGQGGGGGSRYGDRGGYSDRSGGSYNSGGGRGGYNKGGYGDRGGGNDGMVTQEDTIFVSGMDPSISEEEICQHFGAIGIIKHDKRTGKPKVWMYKDKNTGKSKGEATVTYDDQNAARSAIDWFDGKEFKGRTIKVQIAQHKSSWQGNRSGGSRGGGGRGRGSGGFGSRGGGGDRDDHHRGGGGDDRRDGGGRGGDWRCPNPECGNTNFAWRDQCNLCKSLKPEGAGSSSGGGRGNRGGDRGGRGGFRSDRGGRGGDRGGRGGFRGGDRGGRGGRGGPMRGGGGRGDRDRDRQRPY, from the exons ATGACGGACACCC AGTATTCGAATTACCAACAACAGGGGTACAATCAGTACAGTCAGCCACCACCTTCTGGTGGTCAGGATACTTCGTATCCACCACCTTCTAGCagtggtggcggtggtggcTACAATCAATATAGTCAACCACCACCAAGTAGTGGAAGCAACTATGGCAGCGGTTACAACAGTTACAATTCCAGCGGTGGCCAAGACTACAATCAATCACAAAATCAAAACAGTTACCCAAATAGTTACGGTAGCGGAAGTGGTTCTGGAAATGGTAGCAGTAGCAATTATAGTGGCAGTTATGGTCATGGAGGTGGAGGCAGTGGAGGCTATAATCGTAATAGTTCTGGTGGAGGCTATGGTGGag GTCAAGGAGGAGGTGGTGGCAGTAGATATGGAGATCGCGGGGGATACAGTGACCGCTCTGGCGGTAGCTACAA CAGTGGCGGTGGCCGTGGTGGTTATAACAAAG GGGGCTACGGTGACCGTGGTGGTGGCAACGATGGAATGGTTACACAAGAAGATACTATTTTTGTATCTGGTATGGATCCATCAATTTCAGAAGAAGAAATTTGTCAACACTTCGGAGCCATTGGTATCATCAAG CATGACAAGCGGACAGGAAAACCCAAAGTGTGGATgtacaaagataaaaatactGGTAAATCGAAGGGCGAAGCTACTGTGACTTACGATGATCAGAATGCTGCGCGTTCTGCCATAGACTGGTTTGATGGAAAAGAATTCAAAGGTCGAACTATAAAAGTACAAATTGCCCAGCACAAAAGCAGTTGGCAAGGTAATCGTAGTGGTGGAAGTCGTGGCGGAGGTGGTCGAGGTCGTGGAAGCGGTGGTTTTGGGAGCCGCGGTGGTGGCGGTGACAGAGATGATCATCAtcgtggtggtggtggtgatgATCGACGCGATGGAGGTGGTCGTGGAGGAGATTGGAG GTGTCCCAATCCAGAATGTGGTAATACAAACTTTGCTTGGAGGGACCAGTGTAACCTCTGCAAAAGTCTAAAACCAGAAGGTGCTGGTAGTAGTAGTGGCGGTGGAAGAGGAAATCGCGGCGGCGATCGAGGTGGTCGAGGAGGCTTCAGAAGTGACAGGGGTGGTCGAGGTGGAGATAGGGGTGGCCGAGGAGGCTTCCGCGGTGGAGATAGGGGTGGAAGAGGCGGACGAGGTGGTCCAATGAGAGGCGGTGGAGG TCGAGGAGACAGAGATAGGGATCGTCAGCGCCCTTATTAG
- the Med19 gene encoding mediator complex subunit 19, translating into MMMGDQFRSKVEQYSPKSSPRGARSPVVSRQDSTGTLKTTISLGKNPSIVHSGPFYLMKEPPGESELTGATNLMTYYGLEHSYSKFSGKKLKEQLSSFLPNLPGIIDRPGHLDNSSLRSVIEKPPIGGKDLIPLTSVQLAGFRLHPGPLPEQYRYVNQAPQRKHKNKHKKHKHKPGEVPSGQEATATDIGGSDTHEKKHKKQKRHDEEKEARKKRKKEKKRKKQKHSPEYSGGLTPSQHSNS; encoded by the exons ATGATGATGGGCGATCAGTTTCGTAGCAAAGTGGAGCAATACTCACCAAAGTCATCACCCAGGGGTGCACGATCCCCTGTTGTTTCACGTCAAGATTCAACAGGGACTCTTAAGACAACCATTTCCCTGGGTAAAAATCCTTCCATTGTACACAGTGGGCCATTTTACTTGATGAAGGAACCCCCAG gAGAAAGTGAACTCACTGGGGCAACAAATTTAATGACCTATTACGGGCTAGAACATTCTTATAGCAAATTTAGTGggaaaaaactaaaagaacaactttcatcgtttcttccaAATTTACCTGGAATTATAGATAGACCTGGTCATTTGGATAATAG TTCATTAAGATCTGTAATTGAAAAGCCTCCAATAGGAGGAAAAGATTTAATACCACTAACTAGTGTTCAGTTAGCTGGTTTTCGTTTACATCCTGGTCCT ctACCGGAGCAATATCGTTATGTTAATCAAGCTCCACAAAGAAAAcacaaaaataaacataaaaagcATAAACATAAACCAGGAGAAGTACCTAGTGGTCAAGAGGCAACAGCAACAGATATTGGCGGTTCAGATACCCATGAGAAAAagcataaaaaacaaaaacgaCACGATGAAGAGAAAGAAGCTAGAAAAAAGcgtaagaaagagaaaaagagaaaaaaacaaaaacacaGCCCTGAATATAGTGGTGGTTTAACACCATCTCAGCATTCCAATTCGTGA
- the LOC139996044 gene encoding uncharacterized protein has translation MKEMLTNQTSSGYSNPFVNNNGDSNSNNTNDNNTRRYAVLSTDWISAIGEELGMHPLPDSLLKRLAEDASYRLREVLHKCVTRLKHSKRKRLTSTDVNAVITNLCDVDPVLGAPESLPEYHTEAKVFVPNERIVNLVQKVNDPLNISQTSVPFIQESEICDTRLTEARNNYAKRALKTLFNGSQKTFQVLINDCATNVHLSGEGVIDKLMSIARSMIISNNVQYTRVSTRTCQLIIAIASNSEAVYPYHLTSVDKLTELLLELLLGQSFINPNLEALFKDCTLKLMLRWPSIADKYIPMLENVLLKEEKVDINGNKKNILVMELLASIQPLMLFQQEIGSPLSVHTVLKFALPGSILWQKIALSICALIKSQAHTLDIEAFMEHYGDSLLPYLPFRYKSTVNGYKKPISLPITVKSKIKYVKVRPVISNRLLWDRQTAFPDSTLRGPRREIRFAFAGGRPVPSSNLRRVSLRANYQILRSELQATLALVASRRLLVLKDKRKRSFDIYNLLYGYL, from the exons ATGAAAGAGATGTTAACAAATCAAACTAGTTCAGGATATAGTAACCCTTTCGTTAATAATAATGGAgacagcaacagcaacaatacaaacgataataatacaagGAGATACGCTGTTCTTAGTACAGACTGGATATCTGCAATTGGAGAAGAACTGGGAATGCATCCTTTACCAGattctttattaaaaagacTCGCAGAAGATGCCTCGTATCGACTGAGAGAAGTTCTACAT aaATGTGTAACAAGATTAAAACATAGCAAAAGAAAACGTCTAACGTCTACAGATGTAAACGCTGTGATTACCAATTTATGCGATGTAGATCCGGTATTAGGAGCACCAGAATCTCTACCAGAATACCATACAGAAGCAAAAGTCTTTGTTCCTAACGAACGTATTGTTAATCTAGTACAAAAAGTAAATGATCCACTTAACATATCGCAAACTAGCGTACCCTTCATTCAAG AATCGGAAATATGTGATACCAGACTAACAGAAGCAAGAAATAATTATGCAAAACGCGcattaaaaacattatttaatgGATCTCAGAAAACATTTCAG GTTCTAATTAATGATTGTGCCACTAATGTTCATTTGAGTGGCGAAGGagtaattgataaattaatgtCTATTGCCAGATCTATGATAATTTCGAATAATGTGCAATACACAAGAGTATCAACAAGAACATGCCAACTTATTATCGCAATTGCAAGCAACAGTGAAGCTGTTTATCCATATCACTTAACTTCG gtTGATAAGTTAACTGAATTGTTATTGGAATTACTTTTAGGACAGAGTTTCATAAATCCAAACCTTGAAGCACTCTTTAAAGATTGCACGCTAAAATTAATGCTTCGTTGGCCATCTATTGCcgataa ATATATCCCTATGTTGGAGAACGTACTcttaaaggaagaaaaggtaGATATAAATGGTAATAAGAAGAACATTTTGGTTATGGAGCTACTAGCTAGTATTCAGCCTTTGATGCTTTTCCAACAAGAGATAGGCTCTCCACTCTCAGTACATACTGTTTTAAAATTTGCCTTACCTGGTTCTATCCTGTGGCAAAAGATAGCT CTTAGTATTTGTGCTCTTATAAAATCACAAGCTCATACTTTAGATATTGAAGCCTTCATGGAACATTATGGAGATTCTTTACTACCATATttaccatttcgttataaaagCACGGTAAATGGTTATAAAAAGCCTATTTCTCTTCCTATTACTgtcaaaagtaaaataaaatatgttaaagtTAGGCCGGTAATAAGTAATCGGCTGTTATGGGATCGACAAACAGCATTTCCTGATTCTACATTACGAGGTCCACGACGAGAAATAAG ATTTGCCTTCGCTGGTGGACGACCGGTACCATCTAGTAATTTAAGGCGTGTCAGTTTGAGAGCAAATTATCAGATTCTAAGAAGTGAACTACAAGCTACGCTTGCTCTAGTAGCATCACGAAGGTTATTAGTActtaaagataaaagaaagagatcattcgatatttataatcTGTTATAcggttatttataa
- the LOC139996047 gene encoding RNA-binding protein cabeza isoform X3, whose protein sequence is MAAVTTVTIPAVAKTTINHKIKTVTQIVTVAEVVLEMVAVAIIVAVMVMEVEAVEAIIVIVLVEAMVEVKEEVVAVDMEIAGDTVTALAVATRGYGDRGGGNDGMVTQEDTIFVSGMDPSISEEEICQHFGAIGIIKHDKRTGKPKVWMYKDKNTGKSKGEATVTYDDQNAARSAIDWFDGKEFKGRTIKVQIAQHKSSWQGNRSGGSRGGGGRGRGSGGFGSRGGGGDRDDHHRGGGGDDRRDGGGRGGDWRCPNPECGNTNFAWRDQCNLCKSLKPEGAGSSSGGGRGNRGGDRGGRGGFRSDRGGRGGDRGGRGGFRGGDRGGRGGRGGPMRGGGGRGDRDRDRQRPY, encoded by the exons ATGGCAGCGGTTACAACAGTTACAATTCCAGCGGTGGCCAAGACTACAATCAATCACAAAATCAAAACAGTTACCCAAATAGTTACGGTAGCGGAAGTGGTTCTGGAAATGGTAGCAGTAGCAATTATAGTGGCAGTTATGGTCATGGAGGTGGAGGCAGTGGAGGCTATAATCGTAATAGTTCTGGTGGAGGCTATGGTGGag GTCAAGGAGGAGGTGGTGGCAGTAGATATGGAGATCGCGGGGGATACAGTGACCGCTCTGGCGGTAGCTACAA GGGGCTACGGTGACCGTGGTGGTGGCAACGATGGAATGGTTACACAAGAAGATACTATTTTTGTATCTGGTATGGATCCATCAATTTCAGAAGAAGAAATTTGTCAACACTTCGGAGCCATTGGTATCATCAAG CATGACAAGCGGACAGGAAAACCCAAAGTGTGGATgtacaaagataaaaatactGGTAAATCGAAGGGCGAAGCTACTGTGACTTACGATGATCAGAATGCTGCGCGTTCTGCCATAGACTGGTTTGATGGAAAAGAATTCAAAGGTCGAACTATAAAAGTACAAATTGCCCAGCACAAAAGCAGTTGGCAAGGTAATCGTAGTGGTGGAAGTCGTGGCGGAGGTGGTCGAGGTCGTGGAAGCGGTGGTTTTGGGAGCCGCGGTGGTGGCGGTGACAGAGATGATCATCAtcgtggtggtggtggtgatgATCGACGCGATGGAGGTGGTCGTGGAGGAGATTGGAG GTGTCCCAATCCAGAATGTGGTAATACAAACTTTGCTTGGAGGGACCAGTGTAACCTCTGCAAAAGTCTAAAACCAGAAGGTGCTGGTAGTAGTAGTGGCGGTGGAAGAGGAAATCGCGGCGGCGATCGAGGTGGTCGAGGAGGCTTCAGAAGTGACAGGGGTGGTCGAGGTGGAGATAGGGGTGGCCGAGGAGGCTTCCGCGGTGGAGATAGGGGTGGAAGAGGCGGACGAGGTGGTCCAATGAGAGGCGGTGGAGG TCGAGGAGACAGAGATAGGGATCGTCAGCGCCCTTATTAG
- the LOC139996047 gene encoding uncharacterized protein isoform X2, with the protein MTDTQYSNYQQQGYNQYSQPPPSGGQDTSYPPPSSSGGGGGYNQYSQPPPSSGSNYGSGYNSYNSSGGQDYNQSQNQNSYPNSYGSGSGSGNGSSSNYSGSYGHGGGGSGGYNRNSSGGGYGGGQGGGGGSRYGDRGGYSDRSGGSYNGGGRGGYNKGGYGDRGGGNDGMVTQEDTIFVSGMDPSISEEEICQHFGAIGIIKHDKRTGKPKVWMYKDKNTGKSKGEATVTYDDQNAARSAIDWFDGKEFKGRTIKVQIAQHKSSWQGNRSGGSRGGGGRGRGSGGFGSRGGGGDRDDHHRGGGGDDRRDGGGRGGDWRCPNPECGNTNFAWRDQCNLCKSLKPEGAGSSSGGGRGNRGGDRGGRGGFRSDRGGRGGDRGGRGGFRGGDRGGRGGRGGPMRGGGGRGDRDRDRQRPY; encoded by the exons ATGACGGACACCC AGTATTCGAATTACCAACAACAGGGGTACAATCAGTACAGTCAGCCACCACCTTCTGGTGGTCAGGATACTTCGTATCCACCACCTTCTAGCagtggtggcggtggtggcTACAATCAATATAGTCAACCACCACCAAGTAGTGGAAGCAACTATGGCAGCGGTTACAACAGTTACAATTCCAGCGGTGGCCAAGACTACAATCAATCACAAAATCAAAACAGTTACCCAAATAGTTACGGTAGCGGAAGTGGTTCTGGAAATGGTAGCAGTAGCAATTATAGTGGCAGTTATGGTCATGGAGGTGGAGGCAGTGGAGGCTATAATCGTAATAGTTCTGGTGGAGGCTATGGTGGag GTCAAGGAGGAGGTGGTGGCAGTAGATATGGAGATCGCGGGGGATACAGTGACCGCTCTGGCGGTAGCTACAA TGGCGGTGGCCGTGGTGGTTATAACAAAG GGGGCTACGGTGACCGTGGTGGTGGCAACGATGGAATGGTTACACAAGAAGATACTATTTTTGTATCTGGTATGGATCCATCAATTTCAGAAGAAGAAATTTGTCAACACTTCGGAGCCATTGGTATCATCAAG CATGACAAGCGGACAGGAAAACCCAAAGTGTGGATgtacaaagataaaaatactGGTAAATCGAAGGGCGAAGCTACTGTGACTTACGATGATCAGAATGCTGCGCGTTCTGCCATAGACTGGTTTGATGGAAAAGAATTCAAAGGTCGAACTATAAAAGTACAAATTGCCCAGCACAAAAGCAGTTGGCAAGGTAATCGTAGTGGTGGAAGTCGTGGCGGAGGTGGTCGAGGTCGTGGAAGCGGTGGTTTTGGGAGCCGCGGTGGTGGCGGTGACAGAGATGATCATCAtcgtggtggtggtggtgatgATCGACGCGATGGAGGTGGTCGTGGAGGAGATTGGAG GTGTCCCAATCCAGAATGTGGTAATACAAACTTTGCTTGGAGGGACCAGTGTAACCTCTGCAAAAGTCTAAAACCAGAAGGTGCTGGTAGTAGTAGTGGCGGTGGAAGAGGAAATCGCGGCGGCGATCGAGGTGGTCGAGGAGGCTTCAGAAGTGACAGGGGTGGTCGAGGTGGAGATAGGGGTGGCCGAGGAGGCTTCCGCGGTGGAGATAGGGGTGGAAGAGGCGGACGAGGTGGTCCAATGAGAGGCGGTGGAGG TCGAGGAGACAGAGATAGGGATCGTCAGCGCCCTTATTAG